ATCTCGTCACGCACATCGGTGTGTTCGGCGAGGAACGCGCGCGCGTTCTCGCGCCCCTGCCCGAGCTGCTCACCCTCGTACGTGAACCACGCGCCCGACTTCTTGATGATCTCGAGGTCGACGCCGACGTCGAGCAGGGAACCTTCCTTAGAGATGCCCTTGCCGTACATGATGTCGAACTCGCACTGCCGGAAGGGCGGGGCAACCTTGTTCTTGACCACCTTCACCCTGGTGCGCGAGCCGACGACCTCGGTGCCGTCCTTGAGGTTCTCGATCTTGCGCACGTCGAGGCGGACCGACGAGTAGAACTTGAGGGCGCGGCCACCCGGGGTGGTCTCGGGGGAACCGAACATCACGCCGATCTTCTCGCGGAGCTGGTTGATGAAGATCGCCGTGGTGTCGAACTTGGAGAGCGACCCCGAGAGTTTGCGCATCGCCTGGCTCATGAGCCTCGCCTGCAGGCCGACATGGGTGTCGCCCATCTCCCCCTCGATCTCGGCGCGAGGGACGAGCGCCGCGACCGAGTCGATGACCACGAGGTCGAGGGCGGCCGAGCGCACCAGCATGTCGGCGATCTCGAGGGCCTGCTCACCCGAGTCGGGTTGCGAGACCAGCAGCTCGTCGATGTTCACGCCCAACTCTCGCGCGTAGGTCGGGTCGAGCGCGTGCTCGGCGTCGATGAAGGCGGCGATGCCGCCGTTGGCCTGTGCCTCGGCGATGATGTGGAGGCAGACGGTGGTCTTGCCCGAGCCCTCGGGACCGAAGACCTCCATGATGCGCCCACGCGGCACACCGCCGATGCCGAGCGCGAGGTCGAGCGCGAGCGAGCCCGTGGGGATCACCGACACGCCCGCCCCCGCCGGGTGCTCACCGAGCTTCATGACGGCGCCTTTGCCGAACTGCTTCTCGATCTGCTGGAGCGTGACGTCGAGCATCTTTTCGCGGTCCACCGTGGCCTCCTTCTCCCTGGCCCTCTGGCCCCTCGGCCCACCGGCGAGGAGGTGCCGTGCGAGCTCGTCTCCTGTTGGAACGCGCACGCTAGCGAGCGGGTCTGACATAAGTTACACCTCTGTGATCCCAGCCTGGCCGGCAGGGTACCCGAACACCTGTTCGGATGCAACCACCCGGGTCAGACAGGCTCCGGAGATCCTCCCGGCCGTTCACCGCCTCCCAGCGCGAACGAGGCCACCCGCTCGTAGACGGGTGCGGGCCGGCGGACGTGACTCCTCATGAGCAGCAGCGCATCGACCCCGAACCGATCGCTCTCGAGGGACGTCTCCGCGAACGACGGGGGCAGGGCCAATGCGGGGTCGCTCCTCGCAACGGTGAGGTGCGCGCTGAACGGCCTGGCTTCGGGCGGGAACTCGCGGGCCAAGGAATCCCGCGCGGCGACGGCCAGCTTCGCGATCTCCCCGGCCCCGTCGTCGAGCCCGGCCCAGAGCACGCGTGCGCGGCCGACCGAAGGGAACGCCCCGAGCCCGCGCAGACGTGTCTCGAACGGCGGCGTCCGCGCCGCGACATCGGCCAGTTGCCCCTGCGCCCACGGGATGAGCCGGGGATAGGTCGACCCCAAGAACGCGAGCGTGACGTGCCAGTTCTCACGGGGCACCCACCGAGCCCGGGGGTAGGCCTCACGCCACGGACCGATCGCGGCCCCGACGGCGTCCGCGGCCTCGACGGGGATCGAGATGGCGACGAACAGCCGGTGCGGCTTCGCCTCGGGCCTCGCCGCACGATCCCTGGCCACGCTCGTCCGCCTCGCGCCGTCAGATGATGCGGTCGCCCTCGGGCAGCGACCTACCCTCGAGGAAGCGCCGCACGAGGTCGAGCGCGGCCTGCTCAGCCCACCGACGCACCCGCGCCCGGTCACCCGACGCCACGTACCCGCGCGCGTGGGTGACGCCTTCCGCGTCGAGCCCGATCCACACCGTTCCGGGCTCCGCCCCGTCATGAGGATCGGGACCCGCGGCACCGGTGAGCGACACGGCGACGTCGGCTCCGTACAGGCGCCTGGCCCCTGCCGCCATCTCGAGCGCGCACTCGCGGCTGACGACCCCCGGGCCCTCGATCGTCTCGCGCGACACGCCGAGCACCCGCCGCTTCGCCTCGGCCGTGTACACGACGGCCGACCCGACGAAGACCTTCGATGCGCCATCGGCGGCGGTCACGCGAGCACCGACGCTGCCGCCCGTGAGCGACTCGGCACAGGCGAGACGTCGCCCCGATGCCAGCAGGAGCCGCGAGACCGCTTCTTCCAGCGTCTCGTCGTCGAGCGTGAACACGAGGTCACCGAGGCGCCGGTGCACCTCGGTCGCGAGCGGGGCGATCATCGCCTCGGCCCGCTCCACGGTGTCGGCCTTCGCCGTGAGCCGCACCTTGACCTCGCCCGCTGACGCCAGGTAGGCGAGGCTCGGGTTCGACGAAGCCGGGAAGAGGTCCGCCAGCATCTCGGCGACCCTCGATTCCCCGATCCCCACGCATCGCAAGGTGCGGGAGCGCACCACGGCGGCCCCGATCGAGGCGCCGAGCTCCGGCAGCACCGTGCTCCGCATCATCGCGATCATCTCTGCCGGGACCCCCGGCAGCGCGTAGATCCGCACGCCGCCCGACAGGTCGGCGACGAGCCCAGGGGCAGAGCCACGGTCGTTCTCGATCGTGCGGGCCCCCCGAGGCACGTCGGCCTGGCGCAGGTTGTTCTCGGGCATCGAACCAGCGCCGAACCCTGCGAACCGCTCGCGCAACCAGCGCTCGAGGCCGGGATCACGGTCGAGCGGCACACCCATCACCCGGGCGATCGCATCGCGGGTGATGTCGTCCTCGGTGGGCCCGAGTCCGCCGGTCGCGATCACGACGTCGGTTCGAGACGCGGCGAACTCCAGCACCGACACGATGCGGTCGAGGTTGTCCCCCACCACCTGATGGAACAGCACGTCGGCACCGATCTCCGCGAGCCGCTCACCGATCCAGCGAGCGTTGGTGTTCGCGATCTGGCCGAGCAGCAGCTCGGTGCCCACCCCGACGACCTCGACACGCACCGCTCGGCTCACGGCGCGGGCGATCCGGTGGTCGCGTCGGCCGAGGGGCGCACATCGAACGTGAAGGTGTCGGTCCACGCCGACCCGGGCTCTCCGGGCGCTCCCAGGTCTCGCCCGGCCACCGTCACCTGTACCGCTCCTCCGTCGGCGACGGTGAGCACGAGTTCCTCGTCGGCCGAGAAGGAGAGGGTCTCGCCCTCTTCCATGTCGCGAGTCTCGGGAGCGCCGTCGACCGTCACGGTGACCTCGACGGGCCGCAGCGCGACGAGCACGGCATCGATCGTCGACGACACGCCCGCCGTCGGCGGTGCGTTCGTCGGGATCGCGGCCGGGGCAGGGGCGCCGCGGTCACGGGCGACGAGCCCGAACAACAGCAGGAGGAGGACGAGCGTCGCCGCCCCGAGGAGCAGGAACCGCTGGTTGTCGCGGATCCGCGTCGCCGCGATCGCTCGCTCGATGCGCCCGAGCCCCTCGGGGGGCGCGGGGGCGACGGGCTCGGCCGCGTGGCGCCCGTAGGCGCGGAGGACCTTGTCAGGATCGACACCCAGGTACTGGGCATACGTGCGCAGCGCGCCACGGACGAAGGCGTCGTTGGGCAGCGCCGCGAAATCCTCGATCTCGAGTGCGGCGAGCTGGTCGACCCGGAGCCTCGTGTCGCGCGAAGCCTCGTCGAGCGAGAGC
This window of the Actinomycetota bacterium genome carries:
- the recA gene encoding recombinase RecA, with amino-acid sequence MLDVTLQQIEKQFGKGAVMKLGEHPAGAGVSVIPTGSLALDLALGIGGVPRGRIMEVFGPEGSGKTTVCLHIIAEAQANGGIAAFIDAEHALDPTYARELGVNIDELLVSQPDSGEQALEIADMLVRSAALDLVVIDSVAALVPRAEIEGEMGDTHVGLQARLMSQAMRKLSGSLSKFDTTAIFINQLREKIGVMFGSPETTPGGRALKFYSSVRLDVRKIENLKDGTEVVGSRTRVKVVKNKVAPPFRQCEFDIMYGKGISKEGSLLDVGVDLEIIKKSGAWFTYEGEQLGQGRENARAFLAEHTDVRDEIERKVREAVGITSFGDEGDETPIEIVPDVVLDDEPTADDKAKAKAGADG
- the thpR gene encoding RNA 2',3'-cyclic phosphodiesterase, producing MARDRAARPEAKPHRLFVAISIPVEAADAVGAAIGPWREAYPRARWVPRENWHVTLAFLGSTYPRLIPWAQGQLADVAARTPPFETRLRGLGAFPSVGRARVLWAGLDDGAGEIAKLAVAARDSLAREFPPEARPFSAHLTVARSDPALALPPSFAETSLESDRFGVDALLLMRSHVRRPAPVYERVASFALGGGERPGGSPEPV
- a CDS encoding competence/damage-inducible protein A, coding for MSRAVRVEVVGVGTELLLGQIANTNARWIGERLAEIGADVLFHQVVGDNLDRIVSVLEFAASRTDVVIATGGLGPTEDDITRDAIARVMGVPLDRDPGLERWLRERFAGFGAGSMPENNLRQADVPRGARTIENDRGSAPGLVADLSGGVRIYALPGVPAEMIAMMRSTVLPELGASIGAAVVRSRTLRCVGIGESRVAEMLADLFPASSNPSLAYLASAGEVKVRLTAKADTVERAEAMIAPLATEVHRRLGDLVFTLDDETLEEAVSRLLLASGRRLACAESLTGGSVGARVTAADGASKVFVGSAVVYTAEAKRRVLGVSRETIEGPGVVSRECALEMAAGARRLYGADVAVSLTGAAGPDPHDGAEPGTVWIGLDAEGVTHARGYVASGDRARVRRWAEQAALDLVRRFLEGRSLPEGDRII
- a CDS encoding helix-turn-helix domain-containing protein; amino-acid sequence: MAGTSLHRPIGVGPALEKARRIRGLSLDEASRDTRLRVDQLAALEIEDFAALPNDAFVRGALRTYAQYLGVDPDKVLRAYGRHAAEPVAPAPPEGLGRIERAIAATRIRDNQRFLLLGAATLVLLLLLFGLVARDRGAPAPAAIPTNAPPTAGVSSTIDAVLVALRPVEVTVTVDGAPETRDMEEGETLSFSADEELVLTVADGGAVQVTVAGRDLGAPGEPGSAWTDTFTFDVRPSADATTGSPAP